Proteins found in one Carassius auratus strain Wakin chromosome 12, ASM336829v1, whole genome shotgun sequence genomic segment:
- the LOC113111911 gene encoding eukaryotic elongation factor 2 kinase-like isoform X2, producing MADEELMFSMEELVGSARDGPRNGCSESTQSFQDSNASDDEDDFRICPITDDPISPTKGCFNYQKNVICNQQLSNSLPKNSFTYRNKNEPEQDGHSVRVGSLTEKGRATWKHAIEKAKAMPDPWAEFHLEEIEKERCTRYRFNAITGEWAKDDIFIKVSSQPFGKGAMRECYRAKKLSNFSHSSNWKSASNYVAKRYMDTVDRTVYFEDVKLQMVAKLWGEEFNRYRPPKKVDIMQMCVVEMTSRPGSPLFHLEHYIEGKYTKYNSNSGFVRDDNIRLTPQAFSHFTFERSGHQLIVVDIQGVGDLYTDPQIHTEKGTDFGDGNLGVRGMALFFHSHLCNKICRSMSLTRFDLSPSEIARLDRTNKMLQSAQTVVRGCEEHCGSPRVRTTSLGHTPVLLSRLSETSLVDESSDTDSVPCSPLTSGISAGRSSMGWSFMNEMNEAHRANADHKDSENGGDSGCPSEKRSEGDLVEHHSQLTDEKWSFYHSSRSHIHRPSCVAMEVERLNTMLLEKKIGQSILGKVHLAVVNYHEGGRFCEKDEPWDQLSAMYHLERAAMCGELEAIVALGQCYLQLPHHILPEIELEASEENSKKGFRFLLQGAEAGDRQSMILVARAFDTGLSLPSDRVMDWKQAVHWYDSALKMTDYDEGGEFDGIKDEPRYLLLARLAEMYQEGGHNLDADPQRAGDLFNEAADAAMEAMKGRLANQYYMKAEEAWSFMEE from the exons ATGGCTGACGAGGAGCTCATGTTTAGTATGGAGGAGCTGGTGGGAAGTGCTCGGGATGGACCTAGGAATGGATGTTCTGAAAGTACACAGTCTTTCCAAGATTCCAATGCAAGCGATGATGAAGATGACTTCCGTATCTGCCCCATCACTGACGACCCCATAAGCCCAACCAAAGGTTGCTTTAATTACCAAAAGAACGTCATTTGCAACCAGCAGCTTTCAAATTCGTTGCCCAAAAACTCTTTCACGTACAGG AACAAAAATGAACCCGAGCAGGATGGGCACTCTGTCAGGGTTGGCTCTTTAACTGAGAAAGGCCGG GCAACTTGGAAACATGCTATTGAGAAAGCTAAAGCCATGCCAGATCCTTGGGCTGAGTTCCATCTGGAAGAAATTGAGAAAGAGCGCTGCACTCGATACAG ATTCAATGCGATTACTGGTGAATGGGCAAAAGATGACATATTTATCAAGGTTTCCTCTCAG CCATTTGGAAAAGGAGCAATGAGGGAATGCTACAGAGC GAAGAAGTTGTCTAACTTTTCCCACAGCAGCAACTGGAAATCGGCCTCAAACTACGTGGCTAAGAGATACATGGACACCGTGGACAGAACTGTTTACTTTGAGGATGTGAAGTTACAAATGGTGGCTAAATTATGGGGCGAGGAGTTCAATCGCTACAGGCCTCCCAAAAAG GTTGACATCATGCAGATGTGTGTTGTGGAAATGACTAGTCGGCCTGGGAGCCCTTTGTTTCACCTGGAACACTACATTGAGGGGAAGTACACAAAGTACAACTCCAACTCTGGTTTTGTGAGGGACGATAACATACGGCTTACTCCCCAG GCATTCAGTCATTTCACATTTGAGCGCTCTGGACACCAACTGATAGTGGTGGACATTCAGGGTGTTGGGGACCTTTACACAGACCCTCAGATCCACACTGAGAAGGGGACCGACTTTGGAGATGGCAACCTAG GTGTGCGTGGCATGGCTCTTTTCTTCCACTCTCACCTGTGTAATAAGATCTGTAGGAGTATGAGCCTCACTCGCTTTGACCTGTCCCCTTCTGAAATTGCACGATTGGACCGCACCAACAAAATGCTG CAGTCAGCTCAGACTGTCGTCCGTGGATGTGAAGAGCATTGTGGTTCGCCCAGGGTCCGGACGACCTCTCTCGGCCACACACCTGTGCTCCTCTCCCGGCTCTCTGAGACTTCCTTGGTTGATGAAAGCAGTGACACAGACTCTGTTCCCTGTTCTCCACTTACTTCGGGCATCTCCGCAGGCCGATCATCCATGG GCTGGtcattcatgaatgaaatgaatgaggcACATCGAGCTAACGCAGATCACAAG GATTCAGAGAATGGAGGAGACAGTGGATGCCCCAGTGAAAAACGCAGTGAAGGAGACTTAGTTGAACATCACAGTCAG CTGACAGATGAAAAATGGAGTTTTTACCATTCATCTCGCTCCCACATACACAGACCCTCCTGTGTGGCAATGGAAGTAGAGAGACTTAACACTATGCTTCTCGAAAAGAAAATTGGTCAATCCATCCTAGGCAAG gtTCATCTAGCCGTGGTTAACTACCATGAGGGCGGGCGCTTCTGTGAGAAGGATGAACCATGGGACCAGCTTTCTGCAATGTACCATTTGGAAAGGGCTGCCATGTGTGGGGAGCTTGAGGCCATAGTTGCCCTTGGCCAATGTTACCTTCAGCTGCCACATCACATTCTACCAGAAATCGAATTAGAG GCATCTGAGGAAAACAGCAAGAAGGGTTTCCGCTTTCTGCTGCAGGGTGCTGAGGCAGGAGACCGGCAGAGTATGATTCTAGTAGCACGAGCATTCGACACGGGTTTGAGCCTCCCTTCTGATAG GGTTATGGACTGGAAACAAGCCGTGCACTGGTATGACTCTGCCCTTAAGATGACAGACTACGATGAGGGGGGAGAGTTTGATGGGATAAAGGATGAGCCGCGCTACCTTCTGTTGGCACGATTGGCTGAGATGTACCAGGAGGGAGGGCACAACCTGGATGCAGACCCTCAAAGAGCAG GTGATCTTTTCAATGAGGCTGCTGATGCAGCTATGGAGGCCATGAAGGGCAGACTGGCCAATCAGTACTACATGAAAGCAGAGGAAGCATGGTCTTTTATGGAAGAATGA
- the LOC113111913 gene encoding modulator of smoothened protein, protein MDKLTIISGCLFLVADIFAIASVANPDWINTGGQEGALTLGLVKQCQTIHGRTRVCISPSLPPVWITTLFFIILGIISLSITCGLLVISHWRREATKYARWIAFMGMVLFCMAALIFPVGFYINQVGGQPYKLPNNTVVGSSYVLFVLSIFFTIVGLLFAGKVCLPG, encoded by the exons ATGGATAAACTCACCATTATTTCAGGATGTCTCTTTCTCGTGGCAGATATCTTCGCAATTGCAAGTGTTGCAAATCCAGACTGGATCAATACAGGTGGTCAAGAGG GTGCTCTGACTCTGGGTCTAGTCAAGCAATGCCAGACCATCCATGGTCGAACCAGGGTATGCATCTCCCCAAGCCTTCCTCCAGTATGGATCACTACCCTGTTCTTCATCATATTAGGCATCATCTCACTCTCTATCACATGTGGCCTGCTTGTGATCTCACACTGGAGACGAGAGGCTACAAAATATGCCCGCTGGATCGCCTTCATGGGAA tggTCCTCTTCTGCATGGCCGCTCTCATATTTCCAGTTGGATTTTACATCAATCAAGTTGGAGGACAACCTTACAAATTACCCAATAATACTGTGGTTGGGTCCTCATATGTACTGTttgttttatcaatattttttacaatagttGGACTTCTTTTTGCGGGTAAAGTCTGCCTGCCTGGCTGA
- the LOC113111911 gene encoding eukaryotic elongation factor 2 kinase-like isoform X1 yields MADEELMFSMEELVGSARDGPRNGCSESTQSFQDSNASDDEDDFRICPITDDPISPTKGCFNYQKNVICNQQLSNSLPKNSFTYRNKNEPEQDGHSVRVGSLTEKGRATWKHAIEKAKAMPDPWAEFHLEEIEKERCTRYRFNAITGEWAKDDIFIKVSSQPFGKGAMRECYRAKKLSNFSHSSNWKSASNYVAKRYMDTVDRTVYFEDVKLQMVAKLWGEEFNRYRPPKKVDIMQMCVVEMTSRPGSPLFHLEHYIEGKYTKYNSNSGFVRDDNIRLTPQAFSHFTFERSGHQLIVVDIQGVGDLYTDPQIHTEKGTDFGDGNLGVRGMALFFHSHLCNKICRSMSLTRFDLSPSEIARLDRTNKMLQSAQTVVRGCEEHCGSPRVRTTSLGHTPVLLSRLSETSLVDESSDTDSVPCSPLTSGISAGRSSMGWSFMNEMNEAHRANADHKDSENGGDSGCPSEKRSEGDLVEHHSQGRPYYNGHYSESDEDSVRRLTDEKWSFYHSSRSHIHRPSCVAMEVERLNTMLLEKKIGQSILGKVHLAVVNYHEGGRFCEKDEPWDQLSAMYHLERAAMCGELEAIVALGQCYLQLPHHILPEIELEASEENSKKGFRFLLQGAEAGDRQSMILVARAFDTGLSLPSDRVMDWKQAVHWYDSALKMTDYDEGGEFDGIKDEPRYLLLARLAEMYQEGGHNLDADPQRAGDLFNEAADAAMEAMKGRLANQYYMKAEEAWSFMEE; encoded by the exons ATGGCTGACGAGGAGCTCATGTTTAGTATGGAGGAGCTGGTGGGAAGTGCTCGGGATGGACCTAGGAATGGATGTTCTGAAAGTACACAGTCTTTCCAAGATTCCAATGCAAGCGATGATGAAGATGACTTCCGTATCTGCCCCATCACTGACGACCCCATAAGCCCAACCAAAGGTTGCTTTAATTACCAAAAGAACGTCATTTGCAACCAGCAGCTTTCAAATTCGTTGCCCAAAAACTCTTTCACGTACAGG AACAAAAATGAACCCGAGCAGGATGGGCACTCTGTCAGGGTTGGCTCTTTAACTGAGAAAGGCCGG GCAACTTGGAAACATGCTATTGAGAAAGCTAAAGCCATGCCAGATCCTTGGGCTGAGTTCCATCTGGAAGAAATTGAGAAAGAGCGCTGCACTCGATACAG ATTCAATGCGATTACTGGTGAATGGGCAAAAGATGACATATTTATCAAGGTTTCCTCTCAG CCATTTGGAAAAGGAGCAATGAGGGAATGCTACAGAGC GAAGAAGTTGTCTAACTTTTCCCACAGCAGCAACTGGAAATCGGCCTCAAACTACGTGGCTAAGAGATACATGGACACCGTGGACAGAACTGTTTACTTTGAGGATGTGAAGTTACAAATGGTGGCTAAATTATGGGGCGAGGAGTTCAATCGCTACAGGCCTCCCAAAAAG GTTGACATCATGCAGATGTGTGTTGTGGAAATGACTAGTCGGCCTGGGAGCCCTTTGTTTCACCTGGAACACTACATTGAGGGGAAGTACACAAAGTACAACTCCAACTCTGGTTTTGTGAGGGACGATAACATACGGCTTACTCCCCAG GCATTCAGTCATTTCACATTTGAGCGCTCTGGACACCAACTGATAGTGGTGGACATTCAGGGTGTTGGGGACCTTTACACAGACCCTCAGATCCACACTGAGAAGGGGACCGACTTTGGAGATGGCAACCTAG GTGTGCGTGGCATGGCTCTTTTCTTCCACTCTCACCTGTGTAATAAGATCTGTAGGAGTATGAGCCTCACTCGCTTTGACCTGTCCCCTTCTGAAATTGCACGATTGGACCGCACCAACAAAATGCTG CAGTCAGCTCAGACTGTCGTCCGTGGATGTGAAGAGCATTGTGGTTCGCCCAGGGTCCGGACGACCTCTCTCGGCCACACACCTGTGCTCCTCTCCCGGCTCTCTGAGACTTCCTTGGTTGATGAAAGCAGTGACACAGACTCTGTTCCCTGTTCTCCACTTACTTCGGGCATCTCCGCAGGCCGATCATCCATGG GCTGGtcattcatgaatgaaatgaatgaggcACATCGAGCTAACGCAGATCACAAG GATTCAGAGAATGGAGGAGACAGTGGATGCCCCAGTGAAAAACGCAGTGAAGGAGACTTAGTTGAACATCACAGTCAG GGTCGTCCCTACTACAACGGACATTACTCAGAATCGGATGAGGACAGTGTTCGTCGG CTGACAGATGAAAAATGGAGTTTTTACCATTCATCTCGCTCCCACATACACAGACCCTCCTGTGTGGCAATGGAAGTAGAGAGACTTAACACTATGCTTCTCGAAAAGAAAATTGGTCAATCCATCCTAGGCAAG gtTCATCTAGCCGTGGTTAACTACCATGAGGGCGGGCGCTTCTGTGAGAAGGATGAACCATGGGACCAGCTTTCTGCAATGTACCATTTGGAAAGGGCTGCCATGTGTGGGGAGCTTGAGGCCATAGTTGCCCTTGGCCAATGTTACCTTCAGCTGCCACATCACATTCTACCAGAAATCGAATTAGAG GCATCTGAGGAAAACAGCAAGAAGGGTTTCCGCTTTCTGCTGCAGGGTGCTGAGGCAGGAGACCGGCAGAGTATGATTCTAGTAGCACGAGCATTCGACACGGGTTTGAGCCTCCCTTCTGATAG GGTTATGGACTGGAAACAAGCCGTGCACTGGTATGACTCTGCCCTTAAGATGACAGACTACGATGAGGGGGGAGAGTTTGATGGGATAAAGGATGAGCCGCGCTACCTTCTGTTGGCACGATTGGCTGAGATGTACCAGGAGGGAGGGCACAACCTGGATGCAGACCCTCAAAGAGCAG GTGATCTTTTCAATGAGGCTGCTGATGCAGCTATGGAGGCCATGAAGGGCAGACTGGCCAATCAGTACTACATGAAAGCAGAGGAAGCATGGTCTTTTATGGAAGAATGA
- the LOC113111911 gene encoding eukaryotic elongation factor 2 kinase-like isoform X3, with amino-acid sequence MADEELMFSMEELVGSARDGPRNGCSESTQSFQDSNASDDEDDFRICPITDDPISPTKGCFNYQKNVICNQQLSNSLPKNSFTYRATWKHAIEKAKAMPDPWAEFHLEEIEKERCTRYRFNAITGEWAKDDIFIKVSSQPFGKGAMRECYRAKKLSNFSHSSNWKSASNYVAKRYMDTVDRTVYFEDVKLQMVAKLWGEEFNRYRPPKKVDIMQMCVVEMTSRPGSPLFHLEHYIEGKYTKYNSNSGFVRDDNIRLTPQAFSHFTFERSGHQLIVVDIQGVGDLYTDPQIHTEKGTDFGDGNLGVRGMALFFHSHLCNKICRSMSLTRFDLSPSEIARLDRTNKMLQSAQTVVRGCEEHCGSPRVRTTSLGHTPVLLSRLSETSLVDESSDTDSVPCSPLTSGISAGRSSMGWSFMNEMNEAHRANADHKDSENGGDSGCPSEKRSEGDLVEHHSQGRPYYNGHYSESDEDSVRRLTDEKWSFYHSSRSHIHRPSCVAMEVERLNTMLLEKKIGQSILGKVHLAVVNYHEGGRFCEKDEPWDQLSAMYHLERAAMCGELEAIVALGQCYLQLPHHILPEIELEASEENSKKGFRFLLQGAEAGDRQSMILVARAFDTGLSLPSDRVMDWKQAVHWYDSALKMTDYDEGGEFDGIKDEPRYLLLARLAEMYQEGGHNLDADPQRAGDLFNEAADAAMEAMKGRLANQYYMKAEEAWSFMEE; translated from the exons ATGGCTGACGAGGAGCTCATGTTTAGTATGGAGGAGCTGGTGGGAAGTGCTCGGGATGGACCTAGGAATGGATGTTCTGAAAGTACACAGTCTTTCCAAGATTCCAATGCAAGCGATGATGAAGATGACTTCCGTATCTGCCCCATCACTGACGACCCCATAAGCCCAACCAAAGGTTGCTTTAATTACCAAAAGAACGTCATTTGCAACCAGCAGCTTTCAAATTCGTTGCCCAAAAACTCTTTCACGTACAGG GCAACTTGGAAACATGCTATTGAGAAAGCTAAAGCCATGCCAGATCCTTGGGCTGAGTTCCATCTGGAAGAAATTGAGAAAGAGCGCTGCACTCGATACAG ATTCAATGCGATTACTGGTGAATGGGCAAAAGATGACATATTTATCAAGGTTTCCTCTCAG CCATTTGGAAAAGGAGCAATGAGGGAATGCTACAGAGC GAAGAAGTTGTCTAACTTTTCCCACAGCAGCAACTGGAAATCGGCCTCAAACTACGTGGCTAAGAGATACATGGACACCGTGGACAGAACTGTTTACTTTGAGGATGTGAAGTTACAAATGGTGGCTAAATTATGGGGCGAGGAGTTCAATCGCTACAGGCCTCCCAAAAAG GTTGACATCATGCAGATGTGTGTTGTGGAAATGACTAGTCGGCCTGGGAGCCCTTTGTTTCACCTGGAACACTACATTGAGGGGAAGTACACAAAGTACAACTCCAACTCTGGTTTTGTGAGGGACGATAACATACGGCTTACTCCCCAG GCATTCAGTCATTTCACATTTGAGCGCTCTGGACACCAACTGATAGTGGTGGACATTCAGGGTGTTGGGGACCTTTACACAGACCCTCAGATCCACACTGAGAAGGGGACCGACTTTGGAGATGGCAACCTAG GTGTGCGTGGCATGGCTCTTTTCTTCCACTCTCACCTGTGTAATAAGATCTGTAGGAGTATGAGCCTCACTCGCTTTGACCTGTCCCCTTCTGAAATTGCACGATTGGACCGCACCAACAAAATGCTG CAGTCAGCTCAGACTGTCGTCCGTGGATGTGAAGAGCATTGTGGTTCGCCCAGGGTCCGGACGACCTCTCTCGGCCACACACCTGTGCTCCTCTCCCGGCTCTCTGAGACTTCCTTGGTTGATGAAAGCAGTGACACAGACTCTGTTCCCTGTTCTCCACTTACTTCGGGCATCTCCGCAGGCCGATCATCCATGG GCTGGtcattcatgaatgaaatgaatgaggcACATCGAGCTAACGCAGATCACAAG GATTCAGAGAATGGAGGAGACAGTGGATGCCCCAGTGAAAAACGCAGTGAAGGAGACTTAGTTGAACATCACAGTCAG GGTCGTCCCTACTACAACGGACATTACTCAGAATCGGATGAGGACAGTGTTCGTCGG CTGACAGATGAAAAATGGAGTTTTTACCATTCATCTCGCTCCCACATACACAGACCCTCCTGTGTGGCAATGGAAGTAGAGAGACTTAACACTATGCTTCTCGAAAAGAAAATTGGTCAATCCATCCTAGGCAAG gtTCATCTAGCCGTGGTTAACTACCATGAGGGCGGGCGCTTCTGTGAGAAGGATGAACCATGGGACCAGCTTTCTGCAATGTACCATTTGGAAAGGGCTGCCATGTGTGGGGAGCTTGAGGCCATAGTTGCCCTTGGCCAATGTTACCTTCAGCTGCCACATCACATTCTACCAGAAATCGAATTAGAG GCATCTGAGGAAAACAGCAAGAAGGGTTTCCGCTTTCTGCTGCAGGGTGCTGAGGCAGGAGACCGGCAGAGTATGATTCTAGTAGCACGAGCATTCGACACGGGTTTGAGCCTCCCTTCTGATAG GGTTATGGACTGGAAACAAGCCGTGCACTGGTATGACTCTGCCCTTAAGATGACAGACTACGATGAGGGGGGAGAGTTTGATGGGATAAAGGATGAGCCGCGCTACCTTCTGTTGGCACGATTGGCTGAGATGTACCAGGAGGGAGGGCACAACCTGGATGCAGACCCTCAAAGAGCAG GTGATCTTTTCAATGAGGCTGCTGATGCAGCTATGGAGGCCATGAAGGGCAGACTGGCCAATCAGTACTACATGAAAGCAGAGGAAGCATGGTCTTTTATGGAAGAATGA
- the LOC113111911 gene encoding eukaryotic elongation factor 2 kinase-like isoform X4 — protein MADEELMFSMEELVGSARDGPRNGCSESTQSFQDSNASDDEDDFRICPITDDPISPTKGCFNYQKNVICNQQLSNSLPKNSFTYRATWKHAIEKAKAMPDPWAEFHLEEIEKERCTRYRFNAITGEWAKDDIFIKVSSQPFGKGAMRECYRAKKLSNFSHSSNWKSASNYVAKRYMDTVDRTVYFEDVKLQMVAKLWGEEFNRYRPPKKVDIMQMCVVEMTSRPGSPLFHLEHYIEGKYTKYNSNSGFVRDDNIRLTPQAFSHFTFERSGHQLIVVDIQGVGDLYTDPQIHTEKGTDFGDGNLGVRGMALFFHSHLCNKICRSMSLTRFDLSPSEIARLDRTNKMLQSAQTVVRGCEEHCGSPRVRTTSLGHTPVLLSRLSETSLVDESSDTDSVPCSPLTSGISAGRSSMGWSFMNEMNEAHRANADHKDSENGGDSGCPSEKRSEGDLVEHHSQLTDEKWSFYHSSRSHIHRPSCVAMEVERLNTMLLEKKIGQSILGKVHLAVVNYHEGGRFCEKDEPWDQLSAMYHLERAAMCGELEAIVALGQCYLQLPHHILPEIELEASEENSKKGFRFLLQGAEAGDRQSMILVARAFDTGLSLPSDRVMDWKQAVHWYDSALKMTDYDEGGEFDGIKDEPRYLLLARLAEMYQEGGHNLDADPQRAGDLFNEAADAAMEAMKGRLANQYYMKAEEAWSFMEE, from the exons ATGGCTGACGAGGAGCTCATGTTTAGTATGGAGGAGCTGGTGGGAAGTGCTCGGGATGGACCTAGGAATGGATGTTCTGAAAGTACACAGTCTTTCCAAGATTCCAATGCAAGCGATGATGAAGATGACTTCCGTATCTGCCCCATCACTGACGACCCCATAAGCCCAACCAAAGGTTGCTTTAATTACCAAAAGAACGTCATTTGCAACCAGCAGCTTTCAAATTCGTTGCCCAAAAACTCTTTCACGTACAGG GCAACTTGGAAACATGCTATTGAGAAAGCTAAAGCCATGCCAGATCCTTGGGCTGAGTTCCATCTGGAAGAAATTGAGAAAGAGCGCTGCACTCGATACAG ATTCAATGCGATTACTGGTGAATGGGCAAAAGATGACATATTTATCAAGGTTTCCTCTCAG CCATTTGGAAAAGGAGCAATGAGGGAATGCTACAGAGC GAAGAAGTTGTCTAACTTTTCCCACAGCAGCAACTGGAAATCGGCCTCAAACTACGTGGCTAAGAGATACATGGACACCGTGGACAGAACTGTTTACTTTGAGGATGTGAAGTTACAAATGGTGGCTAAATTATGGGGCGAGGAGTTCAATCGCTACAGGCCTCCCAAAAAG GTTGACATCATGCAGATGTGTGTTGTGGAAATGACTAGTCGGCCTGGGAGCCCTTTGTTTCACCTGGAACACTACATTGAGGGGAAGTACACAAAGTACAACTCCAACTCTGGTTTTGTGAGGGACGATAACATACGGCTTACTCCCCAG GCATTCAGTCATTTCACATTTGAGCGCTCTGGACACCAACTGATAGTGGTGGACATTCAGGGTGTTGGGGACCTTTACACAGACCCTCAGATCCACACTGAGAAGGGGACCGACTTTGGAGATGGCAACCTAG GTGTGCGTGGCATGGCTCTTTTCTTCCACTCTCACCTGTGTAATAAGATCTGTAGGAGTATGAGCCTCACTCGCTTTGACCTGTCCCCTTCTGAAATTGCACGATTGGACCGCACCAACAAAATGCTG CAGTCAGCTCAGACTGTCGTCCGTGGATGTGAAGAGCATTGTGGTTCGCCCAGGGTCCGGACGACCTCTCTCGGCCACACACCTGTGCTCCTCTCCCGGCTCTCTGAGACTTCCTTGGTTGATGAAAGCAGTGACACAGACTCTGTTCCCTGTTCTCCACTTACTTCGGGCATCTCCGCAGGCCGATCATCCATGG GCTGGtcattcatgaatgaaatgaatgaggcACATCGAGCTAACGCAGATCACAAG GATTCAGAGAATGGAGGAGACAGTGGATGCCCCAGTGAAAAACGCAGTGAAGGAGACTTAGTTGAACATCACAGTCAG CTGACAGATGAAAAATGGAGTTTTTACCATTCATCTCGCTCCCACATACACAGACCCTCCTGTGTGGCAATGGAAGTAGAGAGACTTAACACTATGCTTCTCGAAAAGAAAATTGGTCAATCCATCCTAGGCAAG gtTCATCTAGCCGTGGTTAACTACCATGAGGGCGGGCGCTTCTGTGAGAAGGATGAACCATGGGACCAGCTTTCTGCAATGTACCATTTGGAAAGGGCTGCCATGTGTGGGGAGCTTGAGGCCATAGTTGCCCTTGGCCAATGTTACCTTCAGCTGCCACATCACATTCTACCAGAAATCGAATTAGAG GCATCTGAGGAAAACAGCAAGAAGGGTTTCCGCTTTCTGCTGCAGGGTGCTGAGGCAGGAGACCGGCAGAGTATGATTCTAGTAGCACGAGCATTCGACACGGGTTTGAGCCTCCCTTCTGATAG GGTTATGGACTGGAAACAAGCCGTGCACTGGTATGACTCTGCCCTTAAGATGACAGACTACGATGAGGGGGGAGAGTTTGATGGGATAAAGGATGAGCCGCGCTACCTTCTGTTGGCACGATTGGCTGAGATGTACCAGGAGGGAGGGCACAACCTGGATGCAGACCCTCAAAGAGCAG GTGATCTTTTCAATGAGGCTGCTGATGCAGCTATGGAGGCCATGAAGGGCAGACTGGCCAATCAGTACTACATGAAAGCAGAGGAAGCATGGTCTTTTATGGAAGAATGA